A region of Paenibacillus sp. JNUCC-31 DNA encodes the following proteins:
- a CDS encoding DUF1450 domain-containing protein: protein MANDIRVCEKCNHIRLKSIVAKLEKMAPDTEIKIGCKSYCGPCAKRAFVFINGRYISAPSEEEVLAKVAKFVK, encoded by the coding sequence ATGGCTAACGATATCCGTGTATGCGAAAAATGTAATCATATCAGACTAAAATCGATTGTAGCCAAGTTGGAGAAAATGGCTCCGGATACGGAGATCAAGATTGGTTGCAAATCCTATTGCGGTCCTTGTGCAAAGCGTGCTTTTGTCTTCATCAACGGTCGGTACATCAGTGCTCCGTCCGAGGAAGAAGTACTTGCAAAAGTAGCGAAATTCGTGAAGTAG
- the racE gene encoding glutamate racemase, with product MQQAIAILDSGVGGLTVAKEVMRQLPREKIIYFGDTARTPYGPRSSEQVKQFTEQIVDFLIQFNPKVIVIACNTATAAALDYIRAKVNVPVIGVIHPGARAAITATRTGRIGVIGTVGTIGSGAYTSALKQLSPYIDVVSQACPALVPLVEQGEFRSEQTTSTVEQSLGQIKQQPIDCLILGCTHYPFLMDTIQEVMGQEVKLISSADETAREISTILYDKRKLASGDETPVHQFFCTGDPRMFQNITRQWLGEQISKTPVVWQVTKLS from the coding sequence GTGCAGCAAGCAATCGCTATATTAGACTCCGGTGTAGGGGGATTAACTGTCGCAAAGGAAGTCATGCGTCAACTCCCGCGGGAAAAGATCATCTATTTTGGAGATACTGCCCGGACACCGTACGGACCCCGTTCGTCCGAACAAGTTAAACAATTTACGGAACAAATCGTTGATTTCTTGATCCAGTTCAATCCGAAGGTTATTGTTATCGCCTGTAATACGGCTACTGCAGCAGCGCTCGACTATATTCGAGCCAAGGTGAATGTGCCTGTCATCGGTGTTATTCATCCAGGAGCGCGAGCAGCCATCACAGCCACACGCACAGGACGAATCGGTGTCATTGGCACCGTGGGAACGATTGGAAGTGGTGCGTATACGTCTGCACTCAAACAGTTGTCTCCCTATATTGATGTGGTCAGTCAGGCTTGTCCGGCACTTGTGCCGTTGGTGGAGCAAGGCGAATTCCGTTCCGAGCAAACGACAAGTACGGTGGAGCAATCTTTAGGCCAGATCAAACAGCAGCCGATTGATTGTCTCATTCTGGGTTGTACGCACTATCCTTTTCTCATGGATACCATTCAGGAGGTTATGGGACAGGAAGTGAAGCTGATCAGTTCGGCAGATGAAACGGCGAGGGAAATCAGCACGATTTTGTATGATAAACGAAAATTGGCCAGTGGGGATGAGACACCAGTTCATCAGTTTTTTTGCACAGGGGACCCACGCATGTTCCAGAATATTACTCGCCAATGGTTGGGAGAGCAAATCTCCAAGACGCCAGTTGTATGGCAGGTTACGAAATTATCATAG
- a CDS encoding DUF86 domain-containing protein — protein MYYVNREQIARRLAAIPDVAEGLRSVSKTWDGSLMLGMVQERCLHLAIEIVTDVGSYLIDGFIMRDASSYDDIIQINHEEKVFDDATYEVLSRLVLLRKPLVQDYYNWERAELHPLSSDLSDVLERFSEQVSTYVEKELGPFQTAQAEGQSKE, from the coding sequence TTGTATTATGTAAACAGGGAACAAATTGCCCGCCGGCTTGCTGCCATTCCGGATGTGGCCGAGGGCCTTCGCAGCGTGTCAAAAACCTGGGATGGCAGTCTCATGCTGGGTATGGTTCAGGAACGTTGTCTTCATCTGGCCATCGAGATTGTTACCGATGTGGGGAGTTACCTCATAGACGGCTTCATCATGCGTGATGCGAGCAGTTATGACGACATTATACAGATTAACCATGAAGAGAAGGTTTTTGATGATGCAACCTATGAGGTGCTTAGTCGCCTCGTATTGTTGCGCAAGCCGCTGGTACAGGACTATTACAACTGGGAACGTGCTGAACTGCACCCGCTGAGCAGTGACTTGTCAGACGTGCTTGAACGTTTTTCCGAACAGGTCAGTACCTATGTGGAAAAAGAACTCGGGCCATTCCAAACTGCACAGGCCGAGGGACAGAGCAAGGAATGA
- a CDS encoding YtxH domain-containing protein: MKDSNKSLLWGALIGSVVGSVTALLLAPKSGRELRQDISEGARQVSEKGQELASKVGEQSSQIVSKVKETADVVIQDIQSWRNCAEGKEVRVSAVISDTDSSINSDASNESGIEVVAKLPVDDSKDNI, translated from the coding sequence GTGAAGGATTCAAACAAAAGTTTGTTGTGGGGCGCATTAATCGGTTCAGTTGTAGGTTCGGTGACAGCTCTGTTGCTGGCGCCAAAATCCGGACGTGAGTTGCGTCAGGACATTTCGGAAGGTGCACGCCAGGTGAGTGAGAAAGGTCAGGAACTGGCCAGCAAGGTGGGCGAACAAAGCTCACAGATCGTATCCAAAGTAAAAGAGACGGCAGATGTGGTCATCCAGGATATCCAATCCTGGCGCAATTGCGCTGAAGGGAAAGAGGTGCGCGTATCTGCAGTCATCAGTGATACCGATTCTTCCATTAATTCAGATGCATCGAATGAGTCGGGTATTGAAGTTGTCGCAAAGCTTCCTGTGGATGATTCCAAAGATAACATCTAA
- a CDS encoding Dabb family protein, whose amino-acid sequence MIKHIVLFKMKDRSPESIEAAANVLRNLQGKIDVLISLEVGVDVLRSERSFDISLTAEFASLEDLQAYQVHPLHQEVIQYMNQVREQSIAVDYEI is encoded by the coding sequence ATGATTAAACATATTGTGCTGTTTAAAATGAAAGATCGTTCGCCTGAAAGTATTGAAGCGGCTGCCAATGTTCTTCGCAATCTGCAAGGGAAAATTGATGTTCTTATTTCGCTTGAAGTGGGTGTGGACGTGCTTCGTTCGGAGAGATCCTTCGACATTTCACTTACGGCGGAATTTGCATCTCTGGAGGATCTCCAGGCATACCAGGTGCATCCACTACATCAGGAAGTGATCCAATATATGAACCAAGTCAGAGAGCAGTCGATTGCGGTGGACTACGAAATCTAA
- a CDS encoding sn-glycerol-1-phosphate dehydrogenase, whose product MNMNERIATWNEEAQKCTCGHKHRLVQMRVYLEHGAIQRLSGYLSEQGYRHVTVVYDRNTGPAAGYEVVKNIREAGVHVDEICMPGNKAGDVIADEAAIVQVLLGVKQESQAIIAAGSGTIHDLVRFVCSKMNKPFLSVPTAASVDGFTSAGAPLIVSSVKQTIQAVPPEVIFADINILEQAPQEMNAAGFGDMLGKYTSLADWMVSRDLGGEPFCPVAYRMTEEALRNCVDHVQEIAEGRADGVTELMDALIVSGISMLIIDHSRPASGGEHHLSHRWEMDLMEAGHRPVLHGAKVGVASSLLTVKYKDLAQKSDEPAFRIYNYLPDASQLTAWLGHVGGPTTTEQLGVTAEMVEHAWTTAHLLRDRYTGLKYINEVLHAGLK is encoded by the coding sequence ATGAATATGAACGAGCGAATTGCCACATGGAACGAAGAAGCTCAGAAATGTACTTGTGGGCATAAACACCGTTTGGTGCAAATGCGGGTGTATTTGGAGCATGGGGCGATTCAGCGGTTATCTGGCTATTTGTCGGAGCAAGGGTACAGACATGTGACCGTTGTATATGATAGAAATACGGGGCCGGCAGCGGGTTACGAAGTGGTAAAGAACATTCGGGAAGCAGGCGTTCATGTGGATGAGATATGCATGCCAGGGAACAAAGCGGGGGACGTTATTGCTGATGAGGCGGCAATTGTGCAAGTCTTGCTTGGTGTAAAACAGGAAAGCCAGGCCATTATTGCTGCGGGTTCAGGAACCATTCATGATCTGGTGCGATTCGTTTGCTCCAAAATGAACAAGCCGTTTCTGTCTGTACCCACAGCGGCTTCGGTCGACGGATTTACTTCGGCAGGTGCACCTCTTATTGTAAGCAGCGTCAAGCAGACGATCCAGGCGGTACCACCTGAAGTCATTTTTGCCGATATTAATATATTGGAGCAAGCCCCCCAAGAGATGAATGCAGCCGGATTTGGAGACATGCTTGGCAAATATACATCACTGGCAGACTGGATGGTTTCCAGGGATCTTGGCGGCGAACCGTTCTGCCCCGTTGCTTATCGCATGACGGAAGAAGCGTTGAGGAACTGTGTCGATCATGTGCAGGAGATCGCCGAAGGACGGGCTGACGGGGTGACTGAATTGATGGATGCGCTGATCGTTTCAGGCATTTCCATGCTCATTATTGATCATTCTCGTCCTGCATCCGGTGGTGAACATCATCTATCCCATCGATGGGAGATGGATCTGATGGAAGCGGGTCACCGACCCGTTCTGCATGGTGCCAAGGTGGGCGTGGCCAGTTCCCTGCTTACCGTAAAATACAAGGATCTTGCACAAAAATCCGATGAGCCGGCTTTCCGCATTTACAATTATCTGCCGGATGCATCTCAGCTTACAGCATGGCTAGGACACGTAGGAGGCCCTACTACAACAGAACAACTAGGTGTAACCGCAGAGATGGTTGAGCATGCTTGGACCACAGCACATTTGCTTCGCGATCGGTATACAGGATTGAAATACATCAATGAGGTTCTTCATGCGGGTTTAAAATAA
- a CDS encoding iron-sulfur cluster assembly accessory protein — translation MNCKITRNAAKVLKLELDKPENEGKKLRVVITHAHGDHAHYGLDIDTPKENDTVVSTDKEIDVILENDQPLLDGVKIDYLYFPEEGFVITNPSKGNNGDH, via the coding sequence ATGAACTGCAAAATTACACGTAATGCCGCGAAAGTATTGAAGCTTGAGTTGGACAAGCCTGAGAACGAAGGTAAAAAACTGCGTGTTGTAATCACGCATGCACACGGTGATCATGCTCACTACGGACTCGATATCGATACACCTAAAGAAAATGATACGGTTGTATCTACCGATAAAGAGATTGACGTCATTCTTGAAAATGACCAGCCTTTGCTGGATGGCGTGAAAATTGATTACCTTTACTTCCCTGAAGAAGGTTTCGTTATTACGAACCCATCCAAAGGCAACAACGGCGACCACTAA
- a CDS encoding M14 family metallopeptidase: MELQWIIVHQGDTLSRIAAAHHMTKELLAALNPEAASQPYLLSGQMLRITPGTGRRYAVQPGEKAARIALRFGLSEKELREANPEIANVSDWCGRCIHIPDSNGKTIVNMQGEYGYREMCRDIRLLEKNYSFIATGSIGTSVMGKALPYLRMGQGPRHIHVNASVHANEWLTTAVLMRFVEEYAIAYSTHTPWHRFQTERWMQETTLWAVPMVNPDGVELVQEGVVNEHPLAEKLLEWNSGRSHFTHWKANIRGVDLNDQFPAHWEEEAARRGITSPGPRDYAGTAPLSEPEALALAQWTEQHNFDAVVSLHSQGQEIYWNYRDLEPKESAPLSRRLARASGYKAVKLGGSDAGYKDWFIQKFRKPGFTVEVGLGVNPLPVDQFDDICVEVGMLLAELLSDGEQ, translated from the coding sequence ATGGAACTGCAATGGATTATTGTTCATCAGGGAGATACCTTGTCGCGTATTGCGGCGGCACACCATATGACCAAGGAGTTACTGGCTGCTCTCAACCCGGAAGCCGCGTCCCAGCCCTATTTGTTGTCAGGACAAATGCTGCGTATTACACCGGGAACCGGGCGCAGGTATGCAGTGCAGCCTGGGGAGAAGGCAGCCAGGATTGCATTGCGTTTTGGGCTCAGTGAAAAAGAATTGCGCGAAGCCAACCCTGAAATTGCGAATGTTTCGGACTGGTGCGGGCGATGTATTCATATTCCGGACTCCAATGGAAAAACTATTGTGAACATGCAAGGGGAGTATGGTTACCGTGAAATGTGCCGTGATATCCGTCTGCTGGAAAAGAATTATTCTTTTATTGCTACAGGTTCGATTGGTACCAGTGTCATGGGTAAGGCATTGCCTTATTTGCGTATGGGCCAAGGTCCCCGTCATATTCATGTCAACGCTTCGGTCCATGCCAATGAGTGGCTGACGACGGCAGTGCTGATGCGATTCGTTGAAGAGTATGCGATAGCATATAGCACCCATACGCCATGGCATCGATTTCAGACAGAGCGTTGGATGCAAGAAACAACGTTGTGGGCAGTCCCCATGGTCAATCCGGATGGGGTTGAGCTGGTTCAGGAGGGTGTGGTGAACGAGCATCCCCTTGCAGAGAAGTTGCTGGAATGGAATAGCGGGCGCTCTCATTTTACCCATTGGAAGGCCAATATACGCGGGGTAGACCTGAACGATCAGTTTCCGGCGCATTGGGAGGAAGAAGCGGCAAGAAGAGGGATAACATCACCAGGACCAAGAGACTATGCAGGAACAGCCCCATTATCCGAACCGGAGGCGTTGGCTCTTGCACAGTGGACTGAACAGCACAACTTTGACGCTGTCGTTTCACTGCATAGTCAGGGACAGGAGATCTATTGGAACTACCGAGATTTGGAGCCCAAGGAGAGTGCGCCATTGTCTCGCAGGTTGGCAAGGGCGTCGGGGTACAAGGCAGTCAAGCTTGGAGGCAGCGATGCCGGATACAAGGATTGGTTTATACAGAAATTTCGAAAGCCGGGCTTCACGGTAGAAGTAGGGTTAGGCGTTAATCCACTCCCCGTTGATCAGTTCGATGACATCTGTGTGGAAGTCGGTATGCTGCTGGCTGAGTTGTTATCGGACGGTGAACAATAA
- a CDS encoding aldo/keto reductase, translated as MTKHISDCTILNNGVTMPWLGFGTYRAKGKEVQQAVETALEVGYRSIDTASIYGNEEEVGQAIASSGIARNELFVTTKLWNEDQGFDSTLRAFEASQKALGLNVIDLYLIHWPGRDQYKETWRAFERLYSEGSVRAIGVSNFEVHHLRDIIDEGGTVPAVNQVELHPGLVQQELQDFCGEQGIQLEAWSPIMRGKLNKESTLKSLAQKYGKTPAQVILRWDVQNQIVTIPKSVTPERIRENADIFDFELTPDELKLIDALDSDKRTGPHPDQLFWD; from the coding sequence ATGACAAAACATATTTCGGATTGTACGATTCTGAACAACGGCGTGACGATGCCGTGGCTGGGATTTGGAACCTATCGGGCAAAGGGCAAAGAAGTACAGCAAGCGGTGGAGACAGCATTGGAAGTCGGGTACAGGAGTATTGATACCGCTTCGATTTATGGAAATGAAGAAGAAGTTGGGCAAGCCATTGCGAGCAGTGGTATTGCCCGTAATGAACTGTTTGTGACCACCAAGCTGTGGAATGAGGATCAAGGGTTTGATTCGACCTTGAGAGCATTTGAGGCCAGTCAGAAGGCGCTTGGGTTGAATGTGATTGATCTATACTTAATTCACTGGCCTGGCAGAGACCAATATAAGGAGACATGGAGAGCATTTGAACGTCTATACAGTGAAGGAAGCGTACGTGCCATTGGTGTAAGTAATTTTGAAGTACACCATCTGCGCGATATCATAGATGAAGGTGGAACGGTACCTGCGGTGAATCAGGTGGAACTGCATCCGGGTCTGGTTCAACAGGAGCTGCAGGATTTCTGCGGGGAGCAGGGCATTCAGCTGGAGGCATGGAGCCCCATTATGAGAGGTAAACTGAACAAGGAATCGACTTTGAAAAGTCTGGCCCAGAAATACGGGAAAACACCGGCACAGGTTATTCTGCGCTGGGATGTCCAGAACCAGATTGTGACGATTCCGAAGTCGGTTACACCAGAGCGGATTCGGGAGAATGCAGACATTTTTGATTTTGAATTGACCCCGGATGAGCTGAAATTGATTGATGCGCTGGATTCGGATAAACGGACTGGACCGCATCCGGATCAGCTGTTTTGGGATTGA
- a CDS encoding PadR family transcriptional regulator codes for MIPLLILGLLIQNPGAHGYELLSLMEKRHYKYIVNFTKGSFYYNLQQLEEKGWIEQIQQNPLTGGREIRNFKITESGMAEFEELMVKYGTKSEYVNLQFYGALLFADEYDKNKLQELIQSQIDQTKTRIALLDEYLSDTQELPGAINYYRRMNENSRSHHLVNLAWFEQLRADIEGHNA; via the coding sequence TTGATCCCTTTGCTCATTCTTGGCCTGCTCATCCAAAACCCCGGCGCTCACGGCTATGAGCTGCTGTCCTTAATGGAAAAACGCCATTATAAATACATTGTAAACTTCACCAAAGGCTCGTTTTATTACAATCTGCAGCAGCTCGAAGAAAAGGGGTGGATAGAACAGATTCAGCAGAATCCTTTAACCGGTGGACGCGAAATTCGGAACTTTAAAATCACCGAATCGGGAATGGCTGAATTCGAAGAATTAATGGTCAAATACGGCACCAAATCGGAATATGTGAACCTGCAATTTTATGGGGCTCTGCTTTTTGCCGATGAATACGACAAAAACAAATTGCAGGAACTGATTCAATCACAGATAGACCAGACGAAAACCCGAATCGCCCTCCTTGATGAGTACCTGTCTGACACACAAGAACTTCCAGGGGCAATCAATTACTACCGCCGCATGAACGAAAATTCCCGTTCCCATCACTTGGTTAACTTAGCGTGGTTTGAACAATTGAGAGCGGATATAGAAGGACATAATGCATAA
- a CDS encoding sialate O-acetylesterase — protein sequence MIKSFLMLGQSNMAGRGLLQDVDPIYNEKIKMLRNGLWQMMTEPINYDRPVSGVSLAASFADAWSKANPEEEIGLIPCAEGGSSLDDWHPERILFQHALSEARFALRSSQICGILWHQGESDSYRSLHETYYEKLTHIIETLRNELHLDEVPLIIGGLGDFLGKTGFGQQATEYRQVNEQLQHFANEQHNCYFVTAADLTANPDGIHIDAVSQRKFGYRYFEAFSKRCHIMEPIPGEKQSLNVERDYSKTEQIYLHSMDLASGKITYAEFEAQMAKVMQP from the coding sequence ATGATAAAGTCATTTTTAATGTTGGGTCAGTCTAATATGGCCGGCCGTGGATTATTGCAGGATGTCGATCCTATCTATAATGAAAAAATAAAAATGCTGCGCAATGGACTGTGGCAGATGATGACAGAGCCAATTAATTACGACCGTCCGGTTTCCGGTGTGAGCCTGGCGGCATCCTTTGCCGATGCCTGGTCGAAAGCGAATCCTGAGGAAGAAATTGGTTTGATTCCTTGTGCGGAAGGCGGTAGTTCTTTGGATGACTGGCATCCGGAACGTATTCTGTTTCAGCATGCGTTATCCGAAGCCCGCTTCGCCCTGCGGTCCAGTCAAATCTGCGGAATCCTTTGGCACCAGGGTGAGAGCGACAGTTATCGTTCGCTGCATGAAACCTATTACGAGAAATTAACCCATATTATCGAGACCCTAAGAAACGAATTGCATCTTGATGAGGTGCCGTTGATCATTGGCGGACTTGGTGATTTCCTTGGGAAGACCGGTTTTGGACAGCAAGCGACAGAGTATCGACAGGTCAATGAACAATTGCAGCACTTCGCTAACGAACAGCACAATTGTTATTTTGTCACAGCGGCAGATTTGACGGCGAATCCGGATGGCATTCATATAGACGCGGTTTCGCAACGTAAATTCGGCTACCGTTATTTCGAGGCTTTTTCGAAAAGATGTCATATCATGGAACCCATCCCTGGGGAGAAGCAGTCACTGAATGTGGAGCGCGACTATTCGAAAACAGAACAGATTTACCTTCATAGCATGGATTTGGCTTCGGGTAAAATCACGTACGCAGAATTCGAGGCGCAAATGGCGAAGGTGATGCAGCCTTGA
- a CDS encoding DsbA family oxidoreductase, which produces MNIEIWSDFMCPFCYIGKRRLENVLAQFPHRDEVKLQFKSFELDPNAELNSGKTNAEYLAAKYNMSVEQARGMNAQMNANARTAGLEYNIDEMIPTNSFSAHRLTHWAETQGKMLELSERLFQAIFMEGKHVGNTDVLVELAEEVGLDRNAAAEVLSSNQFADQVRADQAEGEQLGIRGVPFFVFDRKFAVSGAQPDEVFLDAIQKAWDERSPFTMVESSSANTDASGVCTDDGCEVPQPDSSK; this is translated from the coding sequence ATGAATATTGAAATATGGTCCGACTTTATGTGTCCTTTCTGTTATATTGGCAAACGTCGTTTGGAGAATGTATTGGCACAATTCCCACACCGCGATGAAGTGAAATTACAGTTCAAAAGTTTTGAACTCGATCCAAATGCTGAACTGAACAGCGGCAAAACCAACGCGGAATATCTGGCTGCCAAATACAATATGAGTGTCGAGCAGGCACGCGGCATGAATGCCCAGATGAATGCCAATGCTCGCACGGCCGGACTGGAATACAACATCGATGAGATGATTCCTACCAACTCCTTCTCTGCTCACCGTCTGACCCATTGGGCAGAAACACAAGGAAAAATGTTGGAACTGAGCGAACGGCTATTTCAAGCAATCTTCATGGAAGGCAAACATGTCGGCAATACCGATGTACTGGTCGAGTTGGCTGAAGAAGTGGGTCTGGATCGCAATGCAGCAGCAGAAGTGTTGTCCAGCAATCAATTCGCGGATCAAGTGCGTGCCGACCAGGCAGAAGGCGAACAGTTAGGCATCCGGGGTGTACCGTTCTTCGTCTTTGATCGCAAGTTCGCTGTATCTGGTGCTCAACCGGATGAGGTATTCCTTGATGCTATCCAGAAAGCATGGGACGAACGCTCCCCTTTCACCATGGTGGAATCCAGCTCAGCTAACACAGATGCCAGCGGTGTATGCACCGATGACGGCTGCGAGGTTCCGCAACCCGATTCATCCAAATAA
- a CDS encoding cytidine deaminase, producing the protein MTSHTDPFNIEQKLFEEAANFVKHRYPQGWGGAAAVHTEAGSLLISVAPEVINDATHLCMETGAYLEAHKLNERVTHSICVARDDENSEFKVLTPCGVCQERLFFWGEDVKAAVYDPDGALIYKRLDEIQPYHWTKAYRDK; encoded by the coding sequence ATGACATCACATACAGATCCATTCAATATTGAACAAAAACTGTTCGAAGAAGCTGCTAACTTTGTCAAACATCGCTACCCTCAAGGGTGGGGTGGGGCAGCTGCCGTTCATACCGAAGCCGGCTCGCTGTTAATCAGCGTAGCTCCAGAAGTGATTAATGACGCCACACACCTGTGTATGGAAACAGGAGCCTATCTGGAAGCGCACAAATTAAACGAGCGGGTTACCCACTCGATCTGTGTGGCCCGAGATGATGAGAACTCGGAATTCAAGGTTCTCACCCCTTGTGGTGTGTGCCAGGAGCGATTGTTTTTCTGGGGAGAAGACGTGAAGGCTGCCGTATACGATCCTGACGGGGCTTTAATTTACAAGAGATTGGACGAAATTCAACCTTATCATTGGACTAAAGCATATCGGGATAAGTAA
- a CDS encoding DUF4261 domain-containing protein: protein MTSEWKEDREGKQETNDTPSGFHPVYMIELLFQERPEVDRARLQEALNRHTGQVRLDVKQGNAEHTPEMLVFYHLNHKVSFQEGDIPAQTCMLPVTEIADRARFGGALQQAWHWPEAGQAMKTIQYSIRLHDMFTAAMPRKQRLELFQKTIQAVMEVLPCEALYWYGSDKLVEPEAYMQSQEREEHLYAAMNVRMYQAGGTEEQRQLVMDTVGLSALGVPDVQCHFIGLDPDTVAQTLLGAAYYIFDQGDVLQDGQTLGSSGGRRWRCEHQAALIAPGRYVIDLDPGEEHTAAPLEPARQT, encoded by the coding sequence ATGACGAGCGAATGGAAAGAAGATAGAGAAGGAAAACAAGAAACGAATGACACACCTTCCGGATTTCATCCGGTATATATGATTGAACTTTTATTTCAGGAACGTCCCGAAGTAGACCGTGCACGTTTGCAGGAGGCACTGAATCGTCATACCGGACAAGTCCGGCTTGACGTGAAACAAGGAAATGCAGAGCATACTCCTGAGATGCTGGTTTTCTACCATTTGAACCATAAAGTCTCTTTTCAGGAAGGTGACATTCCCGCACAGACTTGTATGCTTCCGGTTACTGAAATTGCAGATCGTGCCCGTTTTGGAGGGGCTTTGCAGCAAGCCTGGCATTGGCCAGAAGCAGGACAAGCTATGAAAACGATCCAATATTCCATCCGGCTTCATGATATGTTCACGGCTGCCATGCCACGCAAACAGCGGCTTGAATTGTTCCAAAAGACGATTCAGGCGGTCATGGAAGTGTTGCCTTGTGAGGCGTTGTATTGGTATGGCAGTGACAAATTGGTTGAACCGGAAGCCTATATGCAGTCACAGGAACGTGAAGAACATCTCTATGCTGCGATGAATGTGCGTATGTACCAGGCGGGAGGCACTGAGGAACAGCGTCAGCTGGTTATGGACACGGTTGGTCTGTCAGCGCTGGGTGTGCCTGATGTTCAGTGTCATTTCATTGGGCTTGATCCAGATACGGTAGCCCAGACATTATTGGGTGCGGCATATTACATATTTGATCAGGGGGATGTTCTGCAGGACGGACAGACGCTGGGATCTTCCGGCGGACGTCGTTGGCGTTGTGAGCATCAAGCGGCACTGATTGCACCAGGACGATATGTGATTGATCTGGACCCGGGAGAAGAACATACCGCTGCTCCTCTTGAGCCAGCCCGGCAAACCTAG
- a CDS encoding helix-turn-helix domain-containing protein, whose product MPNQPEQHSIQAWSLINRKYLGKGVRVKRFRKPTRCQIRNRVLLAVLMANDIKLSQLAEDLSISSRSVSAWVYEGRIPGSTNLDKACQLLGYPRHILFNEEVVRQSPVICQPEPSRFMKRTVTRSPVSNRILTGLCMVHDLSVTDVSHWIGVHPGTFRKWLHQGTLPSATFQEQAEQFFRIPKTILFADVILKDRHNN is encoded by the coding sequence ATGCCTAATCAACCAGAACAACATTCCATCCAGGCGTGGTCTCTGATCAACCGTAAATATTTGGGGAAAGGCGTCCGTGTCAAACGATTCCGAAAGCCGACACGCTGTCAAATCCGTAACCGTGTTCTTCTAGCCGTGCTGATGGCCAATGATATCAAGTTGTCCCAGCTCGCCGAAGACCTATCCATCTCTTCACGCAGTGTCAGTGCGTGGGTGTATGAAGGACGGATACCCGGCAGTACCAATTTGGACAAGGCATGTCAACTGCTTGGCTACCCGCGCCACATTCTTTTCAATGAAGAAGTGGTTCGTCAAAGCCCGGTCATTTGTCAGCCCGAGCCTTCCCGTTTCATGAAGCGTACGGTGACCCGTTCTCCGGTTAGCAACCGTATTCTGACAGGCTTGTGTATGGTCCATGATTTGTCGGTGACAGATGTCAGCCACTGGATCGGGGTTCACCCCGGCACTTTCCGCAAATGGCTGCATCAGGGAACGCTGCCTTCCGCAACGTTTCAGGAACAAGCGGAACAATTTTTCCGCATCCCGAAAACTATTTTGTTCGCAGATGTCATCTTGAAAGATCGTCACAATAACTAA